The genomic segment TGACATAGCCGACCTGATCAGGCGCGAAGCCAGCATCCGCCAAAGCACCGCGCATCGCCATCGCCATACCGCTGCTGTCAGGCGCGATCAGATCGCCCGCATCGCTCGACATGCCACCACCGGCCAGATGGGCAAGCGGCTTGACGCCACGCGCCGCCGCCTGGCCCGCCCGTTCCAACACCAGCACACCGGCCCCCTCGCCGATGATCAGGCCTTTACGTCCGCTCGAGAACGGTCGGCAGGTTTCCGGCGAAACCGCGCGCAGGACATCCCAAACCTTGAAGTAGGATGGATAACCGCAGGAATCTGTGCCGCCGACGATGGCCACATCGACCAGTCCGGCGCGGATCATCATCATCCCCATCATGACCGCATGGTTGGTCGAGGCGCAGGCGCTCGAGACACCAAACACCGGGCCGCGGGCGCCGACCTCCTTGGCGATGCGACTCGCCGGCGCGTTCGACATCGACATGGGAATGGTCAGCGGGCGTGGCTTGCGCTGTTCCAGGTAGATTCTCTGATAGCCCTCTTCGAGGACGTCGCCGCCGCCATTGGCCGTACCGATGATGACGGCAATGCGGGCGGGATCGATCCCAGCATCAGTCAGTTTCGCCTCCGCTATGGCCTGGCGGCCGGCCACCGCGGCGAACTGAGAGAAGCGATCGAGATTGCCGAGGGTCCGCTCGTCGAAATGGGCGCTGGCGTCGAAATTGCGGATCATCGCGCCCATGGTGAAGCGCAGTTCGTTGCAGATATCGGTGATATCGCCAATCATCGTCCGCCCCGACATGATGGTCGAGGTGAAGTCCGCGATCGAGAAGCCGGCGCTACTGACCACGCCCCGGCCGGTGACATCGACCCAGTTAGGGTTCATGCGTTGATCTTCTTATCGGCCGGGACGAAATCGATCAGCGCGTTGACGAAATCACCCACGGTGGCGAATTTCGCGTCCGGCGCCATGTCCACAGTCGCGCCATATTCTTCCTCGACCTTGAAGATCACGTGGATCACATCGATCGAATCGATCTTGACCCCTTCAAGTGGCGTATCCATCGCAAACTGTGTGGACTTGTCCTGCATTTCGGACCGCATAAAGCCCATGATGCGCTGAGCAATTTCTGCACGCGTTTCAGCCAAGTCCAACCTCCTAGTTCCGCCACCGTAGGTCCGCCTGGGGTGCGTCCGACGGCCGCATCCCAAGTGTTCTATAACCCTTATGAAATCAAATCTCCAAGGGCTCAACCCCGTAGCACCGTAGGTTGCGGTTGAGAGCAGATTCTCACTGGAATCTTGTCATAATACACGGAAATCGATGAGGTTTTGGGTTCCCAAATCGAATTGTGGAAGACCATCGTGAACCGCTTGATCGGCTCTCCCGGAAGCCTCGATTTTGGGGCCGCCTCACCGGCCACAGCACAGCTGCATGATTTTCGGTCAGACGATCAAACCGGCTAAATGCCGCCCAGGCCACGCTTTCGTCGTGCTCTCCCAGCAGCCTAGACCAAGCTGCCACCTATAGCTCGTATAACGAGAATCATATTCCGCGCCGGCGCGTCGCCACAGATCTGTGCATCTGCACAAATTTTCACGCTGACCCGCGCTAATTTTGTGGGGATTGGCCAAGGAAGATGCGCTCCCATCGGCGCACCAGGCCCAGCCGTTTGTTTCTGCTGAACCTTTGCTGTTGGCACGCGACATGCTCCCGCAGTGCACACGGCATGCGTGCCATGCAACAGCGGAGTGTGGATTGAGCCAGCCAAAGCTCGCGATCAACAATGTTTCCATGGTGTTCAACACCAATGGCCAGGAATTCGTGGCCCTAGCGCCGGTCAACCTTGATGTGCCGGCTGGTCGTTTCATCTCACTCATCGGCCCTTCGGGCTGCGGCAAGAGCACGCTCTTTAACATTATCGCCGGCTTGCAAGCTCCAACCGAAGGCCGCGTGCTGATCGACGGACAGGACGCCACCGGCCTCATCGGCCAGGTCGGCTATATGCTGCAGAAGGATCTGCTGCTGCCATGGCGCACGGTTCTCGACAATGTCATCCTTGGCATGGAGATCCGGGGCGTGCCGACGAAAGAGGCGCGCGATCGCGCCTTGCCGATGTTGCTGCGTTATGGCCTCGCCGGGTTCGAACATGCCTTCCCCTCATCTCTGTCCGGCGGCATGCGCCAGCGCGCGGCGCTGCTACGCACACTCCTGATCGACATGGATGTCATCTTGCTGGACGAGCCGTTCGGTGCGCTCGACGCACAGACCAAAGGCAAGATGCAGGAATGGCTCCTCACCCTGTTCAACGACTTCGGCCGCACGGTTATCTTCGTCACCCATGATGTTGAGGAGGCGATCTTCCTATCAGACGACGTCTATGTGATGGCGAGCCGCCCTGGACGCGTCATCGACAAACTGCCTGTCGATCTGCCGCGCCCGCGCGATCGCGCCATCGTCAGCACGCCCCGCTTCGTCGCCATGAAGAAATATTGCATCGACCTTCTGCACGGCGCCGCCGTGCCGGAAGCCGCCTGATCGCGCCAACAGAAAGGGACTCTGTATGACGACGAGAACAACGACGCTTCCTGGCCTCGGCATCGGAAAGGCCCCGACCGGCGCGACAAAGCCACCGCGCCGCTTGGCGCGACGGCTGCCGGTACAACGACTGTGGTCCACCTGGGCCATCGTCGCCACTCAGTTTGGCATTCTCGCTGCGTTCGTCGCCCTGTGGGAACTCGGAGCCGCAACCGGCATTGTCGACACCTTCTTCTGGTCGCGCCCGAGCCTGATCTGGACGACGATGATCGAGTTCTTCTCGGCGGGCGACGCTTTCGTCGACATTGCCTATACGTTCCGTTCGACCATCCTCGGCTTCATCATCGGCACAACTGCTGGCTCCCTGCTCGGCCTGTCGTTCTGGTGGTCGCGCAATTACGCGCTGATCATGCAGCCCTATATCATCTGCCTGGAATCGATCCCCAAACTGGCGCTGGCGCCGCTCATCATTCTGGTCTTCGGCATGGGCCTCGCCTCGAAGGTCGCCATCGCCACGGCGCTGACCCTGATCGTCTCGACGCTTACCGCTTATTCCGGCGTCCAGGCGGTCGATAAGGATCAGGAAAAGCTTTTCTACTCGCTTGGCGCCAGCCGCTGGCAGATCTTCACCAAGCTGGTCGCCCCCTCCTGTGTGCCGTGGATCATCTCGATTCTGCGGGTCAACATCGGCCTCGCGCTCACCGGCTCCATCGTCGGTGAATTCGTCGCCTCACAACATGGCCTCGGCCGCACCATCCTTTATGCCGGATCGACCTACGAGATCTCTCTGGTCTGGGTCGCCGTCCTCGTTCTCTCAGCTCTCTCGGTCGTGATGTATCTCGGCGTGACCTGGCTGGAAAGAATCCTGCGCAAAGGCGTCGTCCGCTAGGACGCCGCCCGCAAGCCGATCACAGTCATTATGGAGAATATGATGTCTCTCGCTTTCAGAACATTGCTCATGGCCTCCGTCGTCGCGCTTGGCGCGACTGGTGCGATAGCGCAGGAGAAGAAGACCCTGATCGTCGCTGAGCCGCTGCACAGCACCGGCTATCTGCCGCTCTACGTTGCCATCCAGAAAGGCTTTCTGGCGGAAGAGAATCTCGACGTCAAAATCCTCACGGTGGAAAGCGGCGCCGGACATACCAATGCGACCCTGAGCGGCCAGGCTTTCGCCTTCATCGGCGGGCCGGAGCACAATGCCTTCGCCAAGATCAAGGGCGGCGAATTGCGCGGCATCGTCAACGTGGTCGATCGCGGCAACGTCTATTACGTCGCCAAGAAGGGCATGGAGCCGAAACCCGGCGAGTCGCTGGCGAGCTATTTCAAGGGCAAGTCGGTCGCCCTTAATTTCTATGGCGGCACGCCCTATTCGATCACCCTCTACATGCTCAACAAGTGGAAGCTCAATCCCAAGAGCGACGTGACCTTGAAGGAGATGGCGACCGGCGCGATCCTGGCGACGGTGAAAGCCGGCGCCGCTGAGATCGGCGTCACCACCGAGCCGGTGCTGACGCGCGGTGTGAATGAAGGCATCTGGAGCGAGCCGATCCTCAACGTCCCCAAGGAGCTCGGCCCCTATGCCTATTCGACCCTGAACGTGCGTCTGGCGTCGATCAAGGAGGATCCCAAGACGGTGGCGGCTTTCGTGCGCGGCATCATCAAGGGCCTGAAGTTCACCGACACCAACCACGAGGAATCCCTGGCCATCGCCAAGAAGGAATTCCCGACGATGTCGCTTGAAGATCTCAAGGCGACCATCGACCGCTCTTTCGCCGATTCCATCTGGAGCAAGGATGGGATGATTTCACCAGAATCATGGAAGACCGGCGAAGCCGTCGTGCTTGAAGCCGGCATTCTGAAAAAGCCTGTCGCCTATGACGAGATCATCGACATGCAGTTCGTCAAATCGACCCAGGCTTCGATCGCCAGGTAACTTGATCGACAAGTAGTCCGCGCACCCATCACTTCGCACTTGGAGAAAACCATGTCTGACGAACCGATCTGGAATCAGTTTCTGACCGAACGTGACAAGGCGGTGTTCGCCGCCTCCGGCTATGGCGCGCGCGGTGGCTTCGGCAAGCGCCCGGCTCTGCTCGTCATCGACGTCAACTATGCTTTCTGTGGCGATAAATCAGAGCCAATCCTTGAATCGATCAAACGCTGGCGCAATTCCTGCGGCGAGGAAAGCTGGCCGGCGGTCGCCGCCATCAAGTCCCTGTGCGATAAGGCCCATGAGAAGGGCCTGCCGGTCATCTATACGACCGGCATTCGCCGCGCCGACAACTGGGACAGCGGCTCGTGGAGCTGGAAGAACAGCCGTGGCGGTGAGCATCCCGTCGTGCCAGTGAGCAATATCGACGGCAATGAGATCGTCGAGGAGATCGCGCCTGCCTCGCAAGACATCGTCATCTACAAGCAAAAGCCGTCCGGTTTCTTCGGCACCAATATGGCGAGCTATCTGACGCTGCTCGGCTGCGACAGCGTCATCGTCACCGGCACGACGACGTCGGGCTGCGTGCGCGCCACGGTGCTCGATGCCTTCAGCCTCAACTATCGTGTCGCTCTGGCCGAGGAAGGCTGCTTCGACCGTTCGCAGGCAAGCCACGCCATCAATCTTTGCGACATGAATGCCAAATATGCCGATGTGGTGAAGACGGCTGAAATACTCGCCTTCCTCGACAGCCTCCCCTCCGATCTGTTCGACCTGCCGAAGGGCGATGCACCGCCCATGGCGAAAGCGGCCAACTTTTAGGAGGCCCCATGAACGACGGGAAAATGACCGAGAGGATTTGGGACAAATTCCTCACCGAGCGTGACAAGGCGGTGTTCAAAGCCTCAGGTTTTGGCGCCACGGGCGGCTTCGGCAAGCGCCCTGCCCTGCTCATCATCGATGTGAGCTGGGCCTTCGCTGGCGATAAACCCGAGCCCATCCTGGAATCGATCAAGCGCTGGAGCACGTCCTGCGGCGCGGAAAGCTGGGATGCGATCGCCAAGATCAAAGTCCTCGCCGAAACGTTCCGGGACCGCAAATTGCCGGTGATCTACACCACCGGCGAAGCACGCGGCGATGGCTGGGACATGGGCAGCTGGGCCTGGAAGAACCCTCGCATGAACGAGGCGTTCGACAAGCCGCAGGCGCTCGACGGTAATGAGATCGTCAGCGAGATCGAGCCCCAGCCGCAGGATCTTCTGGTCTTGAAGCAGAAGCCGTCCGGCTTCTTCGGCACCAATCTCGCCGCCTATCTCACCCTGCTCGGCGCTGACAGTGTCATCGTCACCGGCACGACGACTTCAGGCTGCGTGCGCGCGACGGTGCTCGACGCTTTCAGCCTGAACTATCGTGTCGCGGTGGCTGAAGACGGCTGTTTCGATCGCGCGCAGCTAAGCCACGCCGCCAGCCTCTGTGACATGCATGCGAAATATGCCGATGTGCTGTCGACGGCGGAAATCATCCAGCACGTCAAGACACTGCCAGACGATCTGTTTCCGAATTTGCCGAAGGGGGTTCCTGCGCATGCCCCTGTGTCCGGTACGCCAGACCTCCGATTGGTGTCTTCGGCGTAATCGTCCGGCTTCGGCCGAACGATCAATCCCTTCTCGGCAGAGCCTCGGCGCGCACCCAGTGCGCGCCGTGTGCTATCTACTTTCTATTTCATCAGCCGCAATTGCTGGTCGAGCAAAGAGCCGCCGTTGAGATCGTCGAGCAGATTGAAATGGTGCTTTCCCTCGACAATGAGCGAAGGGCCAGCATTCCACAATTCGGCGATCTCGGCCGACTGACGCTTGAACTCATTACTTTCGCCGCCGCCCACCGCGACACCGATGCGCGTGCCGGGGCGCGGCTTACGCCGGTTCGGCGACAGGCGCTCGGCGATCTCGCGGCTGGTGATGCCGAGTACCGGCCCCATGGGGATCGGCCGCAGCGCCTCCAGATCGAAAATACCGGAGAGCAGATGGGCGCTGCGGATCGGCGGCATGCCTTCGTCGCAGGCGCACATGGCTGAGAGATAGCCCCCAGCCGAATGCCCGGCCACATGAATGGCACCGGCGTCGATGTCGAGACGGTCAGCCTCGCGCACCAGGAAATGCAGGGCTTCGCGGATCTGAGCGACAATAGACTCAAGCGGCGTTTCCGGCGCCAGGCCATATTCGATATTGGCGACGGCGAAACCGGCCTTCAGCACGCCGTCGAAGAACTGCGCATGCTGCTCCTTGGTCGAGGCCTGCCAATAGCCGCCATGGATGAACACGAAGACCGGGGGATGCGCCACGCCGGTCGGCCGATAAAGATCGAGCTTCTGATCGGGATGCGCACCATAAGCAAGATCGAGCGCCGTGTGCTTGGCGCGCGCCGCCGCGCCATCCTTGGTCCACATGCGGAACATGGCGCCCATATCAGGCACCTGACTACGCGGGCTCATCTCGCGAGCGAGTTCCGCCACACCATAGTCACGGAACACCGGCGTTGTCGGCGGCGGCGTGGTCGGGATGCGCGCTGTGGCGCGCACGTGAATCTGGCCGTCGGTCGAACGCGAAATCGTCGGGTGCGGCCGGAAGCCAGCGAAGACCATACGCCATTGCTGGTCAATGGCACGACGCGACGGATGGATCGAAGCCGGATCGGGCGCGGACCACTGCATCGCGGTCAGATGCGGCGGGCCACCGCCAGCCTTCGCCAAAGCCGCGAGCGCGCCTTCGAGCGCCTGTGTCAAACCGGTTTCCGGCGACGTGGCCGGCGCGGAGCCTTCAACTTCAACGAGGCGCGTATCAGAGTCCGACATAGGTGTGCACCTTTTCCAGATCGCGATCGAGCGCGGCGCCGTCGCCGGACCAGACCGTGCGGCCCTTCTCGATGACCACGTGACGATCGGCAAGGCGGCGCAGCACCGAGACATTCTTGTCAACGACGAGAATCGACTGGCCTTCCGCCTTCAAGGTTTCCAAGCACTTCCAGATTTCGGCGCGGATCACCGGCGCCAAACCTTCGGTTGCCTCGTCGAGGATCATCAAACGCGGATTGGTCATCAACGCGCGACCGACAGCCAGCATCTGCTGCTCGCCACCCGAGAGCGTGCGCGCCCATTGCTGCTGGCGTTCATGCAGGCGCGGAAACAGATCGAACACCCGCTGCAAGGTCCAGGGCTTGGCACTCCCGCGCCGGTCGGCGCTGGTGGCGACGAGATTCTCGCGCACGGTGAGGGTCGAGAAAATCTGCCGCCCTTCCGGCACCAGACCGATGCCGCGACGAGCGATGGCTTCCGGTGCCAGCCCGGCAATGGGCTGACCGAGAAAGGCGATGCCGCCGGCTTTCGCCTCGAGCAGGCCCATGATGGTGCGAATGGTCGTGGTCTTGCCCATGCCATTGCGGCCCATGAGCGAGACGCATTCGCCTTCACCCACCTGCAACGAAATATCGAACAGAACTTGGCTGGCGCCATAAGCGGCCTGAAGGCCTTGCACATCGAGCATCATGCGTCGCCCTCGCCAAGATATGCGGCACGCACCTGCGGATCAGCCTGGATCTCTTGTGCCGTGCCGGTGGCGATCACCTTGCCGTAAACCAGCACCGAAATGCGATCGGCCAAAGCGAAGACGGCATCCATGTCGTGTTCGACCAACAGGATGGCGATACGGCCCTTCAGCGCTTTCAGCGCATCGATCATCTGGCGGCTTTCGGAAAGACCAAGGCCGGCCATCGGCTCGTCGAGCAGTAGCAGGCGCGGTTCGCTCGCCAGTGCCATGGCCAGTTCGAGCTGCTTGTGCTCGCCGTGAGACATGTCACGCACGGAAACGTTGCTGCGCGCGGCCAGGCCCGCGTCGGCGAGCAGGCGCCGGGCTGGCTCGTTCAGACTCGGATCATTGGCGGCGTTCTTCCAGAAGCGGAAGGAATGGCCCTGATGCGCCTGAATGGTGAGGGCGACATTGGCCAGCGCCGTCTCCTCATCCAGCGTCTGGGTGATCTGGAAGGTGCGGGCAATACCCAGATGCACGCGCGCGGCGGTGTCGAGCCCGTCGAGCGACTGGCCGGCGAACCGCACGGTACCGCCATCGGGCGTCAGCTCGCCCATGAGCTGGGTGATGAACGTGGTCTTGCCGGCGCCGTTCGGACCGATCAGCGCATGCACCTCGCCCGCGCGCACATCAAGCGACAGATTGTCGGTGGCGGCGACGCCGCCGAAGCGTTTACGCAGGCCCTCGACCTGCAGCAGCACGTCAGCCATCACGGCTACCCCGCAGCATGCGCACGAGGCCGGACAGACCGCCCCGGGTGAACAAGATCGCCAGCACCAGGATCGGGCCGAGGATCACCTGCCAATGTTCAGTCCAGGCGGCCAGCACGGTTTCGAGGCCGATCAGCACGGCCGCGCCGAAGGCCGGCCCCAGCAAGGTGCCAGCGCCACCGAGAATGACCATGAACATGAACTCGCCGGACTGGGTCCAGTGCAGCATATCGGGGCTGACATAGCGCATGTGATTGGCCATCAGCGCGCCAGCGAGGCCACCGCCCATGCCGGCAATGACGAAGGCGACGAGCTTATAGCGATAGGTGCGCACGCCCATCGCCGCCATGCGCCGTTCGCTCTGGCGCACGCCGACGAGAATGCGGCCGAAGCGCGAGGCGACGATGCGCGACAACAGCGCGTACCAGAGAATGGCGACCACGAGACAGATCCAATACCAGATCATCGGATCGCGCGTATCAAGACCGGGTAGCGCGTTGCGGCGGCGGATGATCAGGCCGTCGTCGCCGCCGTAGGCTTTCAGAGCCACGAAGAAGAAGAAGATCATCTGGGCGAAGGCCAGAGTGATCATGATGAACTGCACGCCGGAAGTGCGCAGCGACAGCGCACCGAAGATCGCCGCGAACAGGCCGGCGATGAGGATCGCCACCGGCACGGAGATCAGCATCTGGTCCGTGCCCAGTGTCAGGCCGAACAGCGGATCGCCGGTGACAGAGTGGCGATAGAGAATGCCGACCACATAGCCGCCAAGGCCATACCAGGCAGCGTGGCCGAAACTGGCAAGGCCGGCGTAGCCCATGATCAGATTGAGGCTGGCGGCGGCGATGGCAAGAATGATGATGCGGGTGGCGAGCGAAACCAGCGCCGGCTGCCCGATCAAAGTGGCGAGATAGGGCAGAACCGCGAGCAGCACGATGAGCTGCGCGATGAGCAGGCGCGAACGCACGTTCTTCGGTTTGGCAAGCGCTGTATTAAGGGCGGGATTATGAATTTCAGCCATTGGCGGGCAACAGACCCTTCGGCTTGATGAGAAGAACAATAGCCATCAGCAAATAAACACCCATGGCGGAAATGCCGCCGGCGAGAGCGTCGGCTTCCGAGCCGCTGGTCATGAGATGGCGCATCAGAGCAGGCAGGAAGGCGCGCATCATGGTGTCGACGATCCCCACGATAAGCGCGCCAGCGAAGGCGCCTTTGATGGAGCCGACACCGCCGATGATGATGACGACGAAGGTCATGATCAGCACATGCTCGCCCATGCCGACCTGCACCGCGCTGATCGGGCCGGTCATGATGCCGGCCAGCCCCGCCAGCATGGCGCCGAGGCCGAATACGATGGTGTAGAGCAGCTTGATGTCGACACCGAGCGCCCGCACCATGTCGCGGTTGGTGGCGCCGGCGCGGATCAGCATGCCGATGCGGGTGCGCGCGATGAGGAAATAGAGGCCGACCGCCGTCAATAGACCAACGAGGATGATGACAAAGCGGTAGAGCGGATACTGAACCCCGGCGAAGATCGGGATCGAGCCTTCGAGCCAGGACGGGATCTCAACGAACAACGGCTGCCGGCCGAAGAGAATGATGGTCATCTGGTTGAAGAACAGAATCAGGCCGAAGGTGGCCAGAACCTGATCGAGATGATCGCGTGCATAAAGGCGGCGAATGACCAGGAATTCGATCACCATGCCGGCGATGGCGGCGCAGGCCAGCCCGACCGGGAAAGCGATCAGGAACGAGCCGGTCTTGGCGGCTGTGAGCGCCGCCGCATAGGCGCCGATCATGAACAAGGAGCCGTGGGCGAGATTGATCACGCCCATGATGCCGAAAATAAGGGTGAGGCCAGCGGCGAGTAGGAACAGCGTGAAGCCGAGCTGCACGCCGTTCAGGGCCTGTTCGATCAGAAGCGCCATGACGCTCCTGCGTCGTTACGAGTGTTGCCAGAGAAACGTGAGCGCGACATCTGCAGGTCTATTTCACCGTTCAGCCGCGCCCACACGAACCTTGCCTCAGAGCTTGCAGTCTTTGGCATAGAAGTCGGCGTGATTGGTCAGCACCTTGCCCTTGGTGACGAGCACGACGTCGCCCTTGGCGTCCTTCTCAACCTTCAAGGCATACCAATCCTGGATCGGATGCTGGTTGTTGTTGAACTTGAAAGCGCCGCGAACCGAAGCGAAATCGGCTTTCAGCATGGCCGTGCGGAACGCCTTGAGATCGTCGACCTTACCGCCGGTGTTCTTCAGAGCCGCGCCGATAGCGAGTGCTGCGTCATAAGCCTGGGCGCCATAGGCGGTCGGCAGACGGTTGTACTTCTTCTGGAAGGCGGCGACGAATTCCTTGTTCGCCGCATTGTCGAGGTCCGAGTTCCAATGCGAGGAGACATTGACGCCGACAGCCGAGTCGCCCAGCGCCTTCATGATGCCGAGATCCATGGACGGCGCCGCGACAACCATCGGGATGGTCGAGAGGAGACCGGCCTGCTGATACTGGCGGGCGAAGGCGATGCCGAGACCACCGGGGTGGAACTGGAACACTGCATCCGGCTTGGCGGCGCGGATCTGGGCCATTTCGGCAGCGAAGTCAGTCTGATCGAGGCGGGTGTAGATCTCGCCCGCGATTTCACCCTTGAAATAGCGCTTGAAGCCGGCGATCGCGTCCTTGCCGGCCTGGTAGTTCGGCGCCAGCACGAAAACCTTCTTGAAGCCAAGGTTGGTGGCGTATTGGCCGGCGCTCTCGTGCAGGGTGTCATTCTGCCAGGAGACGACGAAATAGTTCGGGTGGCATTCCTTGCCGGCGAAGTTCGACGGCGCGGCGTTGTTGCTGACGTAGACCGCGTCCGAATCCAGCACTTCCGGCGCAACAGCGGCCAGCACATTGGAGAAGATCACGCCGGTGAACAGCTTCACCTTTTCGTTCTTGATCAGCCGTTCGGCGATTTCCTTGCCTTGGCCGGGCTTCAGAGCGTCGTCCTCGACCATCACCTGTACCGGCACACCGCCAAGCTTACCGCCGCCCATTTCGACCGCCAGCTGGAAGGCGTCACGGGTGTCTTCGCCAAGATAGCCGCCGGGGCCCGACAGGGTGGTGATCAGGCCAATCTTGACCGGCGCCTGCGCCAAAGCAGGAACAGCCAGACAGGTAGCGACGAGCGCCGCAGCAAACGACTTCACCAAACTCATAACGGACCCCTCCAGAGATTTTTATGGATGTGGCAGTATCATAGGCGCGAGTGTGGGCAAAATGGAACTTAGATTTTTACCCAGCCTTCAGGCGGCGTGCGGCCCGGATGAAGGGTGCCGCATTTCGGGCAAGTGCGTACTTTTTCATCGGCCCAGAACGCCTCGAAAAGCGGCGGCAGATCGCGCACGATGCTGGTCAGCAGCACTTCGACCCGGTGCACCTTCTCACCACAGTTGAAGCAGAACCATTCAAAGGCGTCCTTAACCCCTGCCGGCCGCTTGTTCTCGACCACCAGGCCGATCGAGCCTTCCTGCGGCCGCTGCGGCGAGTGGCGCACGTGCGGCGGCAACATGAAAATGTCGCCCTGACGGATCGGCACGTCATAGAACTTGCCGTCGTCGAACACTTTCAGAACCATGTCGCCCTTGAGCTGGTAGAAGAATTCTTCCACCGGATCGTCATGATAATCGGTGCGCCGATTGGGGCCACCGACGACGGTGACCATCATGTCGGCGTCTTCCCACACCTGCCGATTGCCGACTGGCGGCTTCAGCAGATGTTGGTGTTCATCGATCCATTTCTGAAAATTGAAGGCACGCAGACGACCCTCTGACATCACCCTCTCCTCTATTCGGCGGCGGATTTGGCGGCCGACAGTTGCAAGCCGCAGGAGGCGAAAGCCTCGCGGGCCGCCTGCTTCTCGGCGTCGGTCAGCTCCAGCATCGGCCGGCGGACACGTCCGTCACCGCCCTGCTGGCCAAGCAGCTGCTGCCAATATTTGCCGTGGGCCGGGGGCTTCTCTTTCGGCTGCGTGCCGCGCAAAGCCTTACGGACCGGATCGAGGCTGTTGCGCACGGCGCGCGCCTTCTCGATTTCGCCGGCAAAGGCGAGATCGGTATATTCGCGCATACGGCG from the Beijerinckia sp. 28-YEA-48 genome contains:
- a CDS encoding branched-chain amino acid ABC transporter permease — encoded protein: MAEIHNPALNTALAKPKNVRSRLLIAQLIVLLAVLPYLATLIGQPALVSLATRIIILAIAAASLNLIMGYAGLASFGHAAWYGLGGYVVGILYRHSVTGDPLFGLTLGTDQMLISVPVAILIAGLFAAIFGALSLRTSGVQFIMITLAFAQMIFFFFVALKAYGGDDGLIIRRRNALPGLDTRDPMIWYWICLVVAILWYALLSRIVASRFGRILVGVRQSERRMAAMGVRTYRYKLVAFVIAGMGGGLAGALMANHMRYVSPDMLHWTQSGEFMFMVILGGAGTLLGPAFGAAVLIGLETVLAAWTEHWQVILGPILVLAILFTRGGLSGLVRMLRGSRDG
- a CDS encoding ABC transporter ATP-binding protein, with translation MADVLLQVEGLRKRFGGVAATDNLSLDVRAGEVHALIGPNGAGKTTFITQLMGELTPDGGTVRFAGQSLDGLDTAARVHLGIARTFQITQTLDEETALANVALTIQAHQGHSFRFWKNAANDPSLNEPARRLLADAGLAARSNVSVRDMSHGEHKQLELAMALASEPRLLLLDEPMAGLGLSESRQMIDALKALKGRIAILLVEHDMDAVFALADRISVLVYGKVIATGTAQEIQADPQVRAAYLGEGDA
- a CDS encoding ABC transporter substrate-binding protein, coding for MSLVKSFAAALVATCLAVPALAQAPVKIGLITTLSGPGGYLGEDTRDAFQLAVEMGGGKLGGVPVQVMVEDDALKPGQGKEIAERLIKNEKVKLFTGVIFSNVLAAVAPEVLDSDAVYVSNNAAPSNFAGKECHPNYFVVSWQNDTLHESAGQYATNLGFKKVFVLAPNYQAGKDAIAGFKRYFKGEIAGEIYTRLDQTDFAAEMAQIRAAKPDAVFQFHPGGLGIAFARQYQQAGLLSTIPMVVAAPSMDLGIMKALGDSAVGVNVSSHWNSDLDNAANKEFVAAFQKKYNRLPTAYGAQAYDAALAIGAALKNTGGKVDDLKAFRTAMLKADFASVRGAFKFNNNQHPIQDWYALKVEKDAKGDVVLVTKGKVLTNHADFYAKDCKL
- a CDS encoding 3-hydroxyanthranilate 3,4-dioxygenase yields the protein MSEGRLRAFNFQKWIDEHQHLLKPPVGNRQVWEDADMMVTVVGGPNRRTDYHDDPVEEFFYQLKGDMVLKVFDDGKFYDVPIRQGDIFMLPPHVRHSPQRPQEGSIGLVVENKRPAGVKDAFEWFCFNCGEKVHRVEVLLTSIVRDLPPLFEAFWADEKVRTCPKCGTLHPGRTPPEGWVKI
- a CDS encoding branched-chain amino acid ABC transporter permease, with translation MALLIEQALNGVQLGFTLFLLAAGLTLIFGIMGVINLAHGSLFMIGAYAAALTAAKTGSFLIAFPVGLACAAIAGMVIEFLVIRRLYARDHLDQVLATFGLILFFNQMTIILFGRQPLFVEIPSWLEGSIPIFAGVQYPLYRFVIILVGLLTAVGLYFLIARTRIGMLIRAGATNRDMVRALGVDIKLLYTIVFGLGAMLAGLAGIMTGPISAVQVGMGEHVLIMTFVVIIIGGVGSIKGAFAGALIVGIVDTMMRAFLPALMRHLMTSGSEADALAGGISAMGVYLLMAIVLLIKPKGLLPANG